Proteins encoded within one genomic window of Borrelia parkeri:
- the rpsR gene encoding 30S ribosomal protein S18, whose product MYKDIDSHQRDSRTDGHQDGFKKNPNFRFFKKKTCRFCDMDRVPDYKEFDFLKKFITEQGKILPRRITGTSAKHQRRLALEVKKARYMALLPFVKKY is encoded by the coding sequence ATGTATAAAGATATAGATTCCCATCAGAGAGACTCAAGGACTGATGGACATCAAGATGGTTTTAAAAAAAACCCTAATTTTAGATTTTTTAAGAAAAAGACATGTAGATTTTGTGATATGGATAGAGTTCCTGATTATAAAGAATTTGATTTCCTTAAGAAGTTTATTACAGAGCAAGGGAAAATATTGCCTAGGAGAATTACAGGCACTTCTGCTAAGCATCAGAGGCGTCTTGCACTAGAGGTTAAAAAAGCTAGATATATGGCTTTACTTCCTTTTGTGAAGAAATATTAA